From a region of the Acanthochromis polyacanthus isolate Apoly-LR-REF ecotype Palm Island chromosome 3, KAUST_Apoly_ChrSc, whole genome shotgun sequence genome:
- the LOC127533288 gene encoding rheacalcin-2-like: MDVTVVEEKMSWEDALSHCREKQTDLPSRLSETDRLLDHTQIKHENISERVWMGLRFLGDRWMWLNGDPLEYDAWSKGAQDQQCPVRKRCGALTKEGLLENWDCQDKLNFICV, translated from the coding sequence ATGGATGTGActgtggtggaggagaagatgtcctGGGAAGACGCTCTGagccactgcagagagaaacaaactgatctCCCCAGTCGGCTCTCTGAGACTGATCGGCTTCTGGACCACACTCAGATCAAGCACGAGAACATCAGTGAGCGGGTGTGGATGGGTCTGCGTTTCCTGGGTGACCGCTGGATGTGGTTGAACGGTGACCCTCTGGAATATGACGCCTGGTCCAAAGGAGCTCAGGACCAGCAGTGTCCAGTCAGGAAACGCTGTGGAGCTTTAACCAAAGAGGGACTGTTGGAGAACTGGGACTGTCAAGACAAACTCAACTTCATCTGTGTCTGA